A stretch of the Aphis gossypii isolate Hap1 chromosome 2, ASM2018417v2, whole genome shotgun sequence genome encodes the following:
- the LOC114120484 gene encoding solute carrier family 2, facilitated glucose transporter member 1-like isoform X1 has translation MATHNSMNDDDLRSLLGTSNMENEIMVNKDDYNQKNPNYLPDDQEHINKKTKVSWVLIVTTISTSLGCSIPAGYNTGVVNSPAEILKQWCNETIVYRYDVHFSPAQLDGLWSILVSVFLIGGIVGGIAGGKLANSLGRKGTIKLIYLINLVSGILFFSSKSLAQVELFFIARILSGLSAGITMAMVPMYLLELSPSDKSGVFGVIFTVGLNFGVVLSQFLGLENILGNESLWHYLFSLYGILVLLALPTLKFVPESPKYLYTVCNEHNKALSELSNLRGMPISDISWELENLLVSPERWTLKRVINEPYSRKAIIITCIVMLGQQLSGINAVFYYSTSIFRNAGMSTADAQYGNLGAGIINFIVTILSTTFIDNFGRKTLLIFSSAVCVFMLTALMISMQLSSIGTIPGISYFLIVFVIGYVLFYGFGLGPIPFFIGSELTDVGPRPIIMSAMSVANWSGNFLVGLTFPFVNLILKQYSFLPFIVFTIFLIIFTWKVVPETKPSLNQESTDSE, from the exons GCACATCTAATATGGAAAATGAAATTATGGTAAATAAGGATGACTATAATCAGAAAAATCCAAATTATTTACCAGATGATCAAGAACATATCaacaaa aaAACTAAAGTTTCATGGGTTCTAATAGTAACAACAATAAGTACTAGTTTAGGTTGTTCAATTCCTGCCGGATACAACACCGGAGTCGTAAATTCTCCTGCAGAA ATATTGAAACAATGGTGCAATGAAACTATCGTGTATCGCTATGATGTACATTTTTCACCTGCTCAACTAGATGGTCTTTGGTCTATATTGGTTTCCGTATTCTTGATTGGTGGCATAGTCGGTGGTATAGCTGGTGGTAAATTAGCGAATTCATTGGGCag gaAAGGaactataaaacttatataccTGATTAATTTAGTATCTGGTATCCTCTTTTTTAGCTCTAAATCATTAGCTCAggtagaattatttttcattgcaaGAATTTTATCTGGTCTATCCGCTG GCATTACAATGGCAATGGTaccaatgtatttattagagTTATCGCCTTCCGATAAAAGTGGTGTATTTGGTGTGATATTTACAGTAGGTTTGAACTTTGGTGTGGTGTTATCTCAGTTTTTAGgcttggaaaatattttag gaaaTGAATCATTGTGGCATTACTTATTTAGTCTATATggaattttagtattattagcaCTTCCTACATTAAAATTCGTTCCCGAGAGtcctaaatacttatatactgtATGCAATGAACACAACAAGGCATTATCAG aattaagcAATCTAAGAGGAATGCCAATTTCTGACATAAGCTGGGAATTAGAAAATTTGCTCGTTTCTCCTGAAAGGTGGACATTGAAAAGGGTTATCAATGAACCTTACAGTCGTAAAGCcattataataacttgtatAGTAATGTTGGGACAACAACTTTCTGGAATTAACGcc gtgttttattattctacGTCGATCTTCAGAAACGCAGGCATGAGCACAGCTGATGCACAATATGGAAATTTAGGTGCGggaataattaactttattgtAACTATTCTATCAACTACATTTATTGACAATTTTGGACGCAAAACATTGCTAATATTTAGCAGTGCTGTTTGTGTATTTATGCTCACGGCATTAATGATTTCAATGCAGTTATCATCCatt GGTACAATACCTggaatatcttattttttgatagtatTCGTTATtggttatgttttattttatggatttGGATTAGGACCAATCCCATTCTTTATTGGATCTG AATTAACCGATGTTGGACCTAGACCTATTATAATGTCAGCAATGAGTGTTGCTAATTGGTCTGGAAATTTTTTAGTTGGACTTACATTTCCTTTCGTCAACCTTATTCTCAAACAATACTCTTTTCTTCCATTCATCGTTTTCaccatatttttgattatatttacatg GAAAGTAGTTCCAGAAACAAAACCATCTCTTAATCAAGAGAGTACCGATAGTGAATaa
- the LOC114120484 gene encoding solute carrier family 2, facilitated glucose transporter member 1-like isoform X2 — MTTTFTWNKTKGTSNMENEIMVNKDDYNQKNPNYLPDDQEHINKKTKVSWVLIVTTISTSLGCSIPAGYNTGVVNSPAEILKQWCNETIVYRYDVHFSPAQLDGLWSILVSVFLIGGIVGGIAGGKLANSLGRKGTIKLIYLINLVSGILFFSSKSLAQVELFFIARILSGLSAGITMAMVPMYLLELSPSDKSGVFGVIFTVGLNFGVVLSQFLGLENILGNESLWHYLFSLYGILVLLALPTLKFVPESPKYLYTVCNEHNKALSELSNLRGMPISDISWELENLLVSPERWTLKRVINEPYSRKAIIITCIVMLGQQLSGINAVFYYSTSIFRNAGMSTADAQYGNLGAGIINFIVTILSTTFIDNFGRKTLLIFSSAVCVFMLTALMISMQLSSIGTIPGISYFLIVFVIGYVLFYGFGLGPIPFFIGSELTDVGPRPIIMSAMSVANWSGNFLVGLTFPFVNLILKQYSFLPFIVFTIFLIIFTWKVVPETKPSLNQESTDSE, encoded by the exons GCACATCTAATATGGAAAATGAAATTATGGTAAATAAGGATGACTATAATCAGAAAAATCCAAATTATTTACCAGATGATCAAGAACATATCaacaaa aaAACTAAAGTTTCATGGGTTCTAATAGTAACAACAATAAGTACTAGTTTAGGTTGTTCAATTCCTGCCGGATACAACACCGGAGTCGTAAATTCTCCTGCAGAA ATATTGAAACAATGGTGCAATGAAACTATCGTGTATCGCTATGATGTACATTTTTCACCTGCTCAACTAGATGGTCTTTGGTCTATATTGGTTTCCGTATTCTTGATTGGTGGCATAGTCGGTGGTATAGCTGGTGGTAAATTAGCGAATTCATTGGGCag gaAAGGaactataaaacttatataccTGATTAATTTAGTATCTGGTATCCTCTTTTTTAGCTCTAAATCATTAGCTCAggtagaattatttttcattgcaaGAATTTTATCTGGTCTATCCGCTG GCATTACAATGGCAATGGTaccaatgtatttattagagTTATCGCCTTCCGATAAAAGTGGTGTATTTGGTGTGATATTTACAGTAGGTTTGAACTTTGGTGTGGTGTTATCTCAGTTTTTAGgcttggaaaatattttag gaaaTGAATCATTGTGGCATTACTTATTTAGTCTATATggaattttagtattattagcaCTTCCTACATTAAAATTCGTTCCCGAGAGtcctaaatacttatatactgtATGCAATGAACACAACAAGGCATTATCAG aattaagcAATCTAAGAGGAATGCCAATTTCTGACATAAGCTGGGAATTAGAAAATTTGCTCGTTTCTCCTGAAAGGTGGACATTGAAAAGGGTTATCAATGAACCTTACAGTCGTAAAGCcattataataacttgtatAGTAATGTTGGGACAACAACTTTCTGGAATTAACGcc gtgttttattattctacGTCGATCTTCAGAAACGCAGGCATGAGCACAGCTGATGCACAATATGGAAATTTAGGTGCGggaataattaactttattgtAACTATTCTATCAACTACATTTATTGACAATTTTGGACGCAAAACATTGCTAATATTTAGCAGTGCTGTTTGTGTATTTATGCTCACGGCATTAATGATTTCAATGCAGTTATCATCCatt GGTACAATACCTggaatatcttattttttgatagtatTCGTTATtggttatgttttattttatggatttGGATTAGGACCAATCCCATTCTTTATTGGATCTG AATTAACCGATGTTGGACCTAGACCTATTATAATGTCAGCAATGAGTGTTGCTAATTGGTCTGGAAATTTTTTAGTTGGACTTACATTTCCTTTCGTCAACCTTATTCTCAAACAATACTCTTTTCTTCCATTCATCGTTTTCaccatatttttgattatatttacatg GAAAGTAGTTCCAGAAACAAAACCATCTCTTAATCAAGAGAGTACCGATAGTGAATaa
- the LOC114120484 gene encoding solute carrier family 2, facilitated glucose transporter member 1-like isoform X3 codes for MCFSSTSNMENEIMVNKDDYNQKNPNYLPDDQEHINKKTKVSWVLIVTTISTSLGCSIPAGYNTGVVNSPAEILKQWCNETIVYRYDVHFSPAQLDGLWSILVSVFLIGGIVGGIAGGKLANSLGRKGTIKLIYLINLVSGILFFSSKSLAQVELFFIARILSGLSAGITMAMVPMYLLELSPSDKSGVFGVIFTVGLNFGVVLSQFLGLENILGNESLWHYLFSLYGILVLLALPTLKFVPESPKYLYTVCNEHNKALSELSNLRGMPISDISWELENLLVSPERWTLKRVINEPYSRKAIIITCIVMLGQQLSGINAVFYYSTSIFRNAGMSTADAQYGNLGAGIINFIVTILSTTFIDNFGRKTLLIFSSAVCVFMLTALMISMQLSSIGTIPGISYFLIVFVIGYVLFYGFGLGPIPFFIGSELTDVGPRPIIMSAMSVANWSGNFLVGLTFPFVNLILKQYSFLPFIVFTIFLIIFTWKVVPETKPSLNQESTDSE; via the exons GCACATCTAATATGGAAAATGAAATTATGGTAAATAAGGATGACTATAATCAGAAAAATCCAAATTATTTACCAGATGATCAAGAACATATCaacaaa aaAACTAAAGTTTCATGGGTTCTAATAGTAACAACAATAAGTACTAGTTTAGGTTGTTCAATTCCTGCCGGATACAACACCGGAGTCGTAAATTCTCCTGCAGAA ATATTGAAACAATGGTGCAATGAAACTATCGTGTATCGCTATGATGTACATTTTTCACCTGCTCAACTAGATGGTCTTTGGTCTATATTGGTTTCCGTATTCTTGATTGGTGGCATAGTCGGTGGTATAGCTGGTGGTAAATTAGCGAATTCATTGGGCag gaAAGGaactataaaacttatataccTGATTAATTTAGTATCTGGTATCCTCTTTTTTAGCTCTAAATCATTAGCTCAggtagaattatttttcattgcaaGAATTTTATCTGGTCTATCCGCTG GCATTACAATGGCAATGGTaccaatgtatttattagagTTATCGCCTTCCGATAAAAGTGGTGTATTTGGTGTGATATTTACAGTAGGTTTGAACTTTGGTGTGGTGTTATCTCAGTTTTTAGgcttggaaaatattttag gaaaTGAATCATTGTGGCATTACTTATTTAGTCTATATggaattttagtattattagcaCTTCCTACATTAAAATTCGTTCCCGAGAGtcctaaatacttatatactgtATGCAATGAACACAACAAGGCATTATCAG aattaagcAATCTAAGAGGAATGCCAATTTCTGACATAAGCTGGGAATTAGAAAATTTGCTCGTTTCTCCTGAAAGGTGGACATTGAAAAGGGTTATCAATGAACCTTACAGTCGTAAAGCcattataataacttgtatAGTAATGTTGGGACAACAACTTTCTGGAATTAACGcc gtgttttattattctacGTCGATCTTCAGAAACGCAGGCATGAGCACAGCTGATGCACAATATGGAAATTTAGGTGCGggaataattaactttattgtAACTATTCTATCAACTACATTTATTGACAATTTTGGACGCAAAACATTGCTAATATTTAGCAGTGCTGTTTGTGTATTTATGCTCACGGCATTAATGATTTCAATGCAGTTATCATCCatt GGTACAATACCTggaatatcttattttttgatagtatTCGTTATtggttatgttttattttatggatttGGATTAGGACCAATCCCATTCTTTATTGGATCTG AATTAACCGATGTTGGACCTAGACCTATTATAATGTCAGCAATGAGTGTTGCTAATTGGTCTGGAAATTTTTTAGTTGGACTTACATTTCCTTTCGTCAACCTTATTCTCAAACAATACTCTTTTCTTCCATTCATCGTTTTCaccatatttttgattatatttacatg GAAAGTAGTTCCAGAAACAAAACCATCTCTTAATCAAGAGAGTACCGATAGTGAATaa
- the LOC114120484 gene encoding solute carrier family 2, facilitated glucose transporter member 1-like isoform X4, which yields MTCTSNMENEIMVNKDDYNQKNPNYLPDDQEHINKKTKVSWVLIVTTISTSLGCSIPAGYNTGVVNSPAEILKQWCNETIVYRYDVHFSPAQLDGLWSILVSVFLIGGIVGGIAGGKLANSLGRKGTIKLIYLINLVSGILFFSSKSLAQVELFFIARILSGLSAGITMAMVPMYLLELSPSDKSGVFGVIFTVGLNFGVVLSQFLGLENILGNESLWHYLFSLYGILVLLALPTLKFVPESPKYLYTVCNEHNKALSELSNLRGMPISDISWELENLLVSPERWTLKRVINEPYSRKAIIITCIVMLGQQLSGINAVFYYSTSIFRNAGMSTADAQYGNLGAGIINFIVTILSTTFIDNFGRKTLLIFSSAVCVFMLTALMISMQLSSIGTIPGISYFLIVFVIGYVLFYGFGLGPIPFFIGSELTDVGPRPIIMSAMSVANWSGNFLVGLTFPFVNLILKQYSFLPFIVFTIFLIIFTWKVVPETKPSLNQESTDSE from the exons ATGACAT GCACATCTAATATGGAAAATGAAATTATGGTAAATAAGGATGACTATAATCAGAAAAATCCAAATTATTTACCAGATGATCAAGAACATATCaacaaa aaAACTAAAGTTTCATGGGTTCTAATAGTAACAACAATAAGTACTAGTTTAGGTTGTTCAATTCCTGCCGGATACAACACCGGAGTCGTAAATTCTCCTGCAGAA ATATTGAAACAATGGTGCAATGAAACTATCGTGTATCGCTATGATGTACATTTTTCACCTGCTCAACTAGATGGTCTTTGGTCTATATTGGTTTCCGTATTCTTGATTGGTGGCATAGTCGGTGGTATAGCTGGTGGTAAATTAGCGAATTCATTGGGCag gaAAGGaactataaaacttatataccTGATTAATTTAGTATCTGGTATCCTCTTTTTTAGCTCTAAATCATTAGCTCAggtagaattatttttcattgcaaGAATTTTATCTGGTCTATCCGCTG GCATTACAATGGCAATGGTaccaatgtatttattagagTTATCGCCTTCCGATAAAAGTGGTGTATTTGGTGTGATATTTACAGTAGGTTTGAACTTTGGTGTGGTGTTATCTCAGTTTTTAGgcttggaaaatattttag gaaaTGAATCATTGTGGCATTACTTATTTAGTCTATATggaattttagtattattagcaCTTCCTACATTAAAATTCGTTCCCGAGAGtcctaaatacttatatactgtATGCAATGAACACAACAAGGCATTATCAG aattaagcAATCTAAGAGGAATGCCAATTTCTGACATAAGCTGGGAATTAGAAAATTTGCTCGTTTCTCCTGAAAGGTGGACATTGAAAAGGGTTATCAATGAACCTTACAGTCGTAAAGCcattataataacttgtatAGTAATGTTGGGACAACAACTTTCTGGAATTAACGcc gtgttttattattctacGTCGATCTTCAGAAACGCAGGCATGAGCACAGCTGATGCACAATATGGAAATTTAGGTGCGggaataattaactttattgtAACTATTCTATCAACTACATTTATTGACAATTTTGGACGCAAAACATTGCTAATATTTAGCAGTGCTGTTTGTGTATTTATGCTCACGGCATTAATGATTTCAATGCAGTTATCATCCatt GGTACAATACCTggaatatcttattttttgatagtatTCGTTATtggttatgttttattttatggatttGGATTAGGACCAATCCCATTCTTTATTGGATCTG AATTAACCGATGTTGGACCTAGACCTATTATAATGTCAGCAATGAGTGTTGCTAATTGGTCTGGAAATTTTTTAGTTGGACTTACATTTCCTTTCGTCAACCTTATTCTCAAACAATACTCTTTTCTTCCATTCATCGTTTTCaccatatttttgattatatttacatg GAAAGTAGTTCCAGAAACAAAACCATCTCTTAATCAAGAGAGTACCGATAGTGAATaa
- the LOC114120484 gene encoding solute carrier family 2, facilitated glucose transporter member 1-like isoform X5, with protein sequence MENEIMVNKDDYNQKNPNYLPDDQEHINKKTKVSWVLIVTTISTSLGCSIPAGYNTGVVNSPAEILKQWCNETIVYRYDVHFSPAQLDGLWSILVSVFLIGGIVGGIAGGKLANSLGRKGTIKLIYLINLVSGILFFSSKSLAQVELFFIARILSGLSAGITMAMVPMYLLELSPSDKSGVFGVIFTVGLNFGVVLSQFLGLENILGNESLWHYLFSLYGILVLLALPTLKFVPESPKYLYTVCNEHNKALSELSNLRGMPISDISWELENLLVSPERWTLKRVINEPYSRKAIIITCIVMLGQQLSGINAVFYYSTSIFRNAGMSTADAQYGNLGAGIINFIVTILSTTFIDNFGRKTLLIFSSAVCVFMLTALMISMQLSSIGTIPGISYFLIVFVIGYVLFYGFGLGPIPFFIGSELTDVGPRPIIMSAMSVANWSGNFLVGLTFPFVNLILKQYSFLPFIVFTIFLIIFTWKVVPETKPSLNQESTDSE encoded by the exons ATGGAAAATGAAATTATGGTAAATAAGGATGACTATAATCAGAAAAATCCAAATTATTTACCAGATGATCAAGAACATATCaacaaa aaAACTAAAGTTTCATGGGTTCTAATAGTAACAACAATAAGTACTAGTTTAGGTTGTTCAATTCCTGCCGGATACAACACCGGAGTCGTAAATTCTCCTGCAGAA ATATTGAAACAATGGTGCAATGAAACTATCGTGTATCGCTATGATGTACATTTTTCACCTGCTCAACTAGATGGTCTTTGGTCTATATTGGTTTCCGTATTCTTGATTGGTGGCATAGTCGGTGGTATAGCTGGTGGTAAATTAGCGAATTCATTGGGCag gaAAGGaactataaaacttatataccTGATTAATTTAGTATCTGGTATCCTCTTTTTTAGCTCTAAATCATTAGCTCAggtagaattatttttcattgcaaGAATTTTATCTGGTCTATCCGCTG GCATTACAATGGCAATGGTaccaatgtatttattagagTTATCGCCTTCCGATAAAAGTGGTGTATTTGGTGTGATATTTACAGTAGGTTTGAACTTTGGTGTGGTGTTATCTCAGTTTTTAGgcttggaaaatattttag gaaaTGAATCATTGTGGCATTACTTATTTAGTCTATATggaattttagtattattagcaCTTCCTACATTAAAATTCGTTCCCGAGAGtcctaaatacttatatactgtATGCAATGAACACAACAAGGCATTATCAG aattaagcAATCTAAGAGGAATGCCAATTTCTGACATAAGCTGGGAATTAGAAAATTTGCTCGTTTCTCCTGAAAGGTGGACATTGAAAAGGGTTATCAATGAACCTTACAGTCGTAAAGCcattataataacttgtatAGTAATGTTGGGACAACAACTTTCTGGAATTAACGcc gtgttttattattctacGTCGATCTTCAGAAACGCAGGCATGAGCACAGCTGATGCACAATATGGAAATTTAGGTGCGggaataattaactttattgtAACTATTCTATCAACTACATTTATTGACAATTTTGGACGCAAAACATTGCTAATATTTAGCAGTGCTGTTTGTGTATTTATGCTCACGGCATTAATGATTTCAATGCAGTTATCATCCatt GGTACAATACCTggaatatcttattttttgatagtatTCGTTATtggttatgttttattttatggatttGGATTAGGACCAATCCCATTCTTTATTGGATCTG AATTAACCGATGTTGGACCTAGACCTATTATAATGTCAGCAATGAGTGTTGCTAATTGGTCTGGAAATTTTTTAGTTGGACTTACATTTCCTTTCGTCAACCTTATTCTCAAACAATACTCTTTTCTTCCATTCATCGTTTTCaccatatttttgattatatttacatg GAAAGTAGTTCCAGAAACAAAACCATCTCTTAATCAAGAGAGTACCGATAGTGAATaa
- the LOC114120485 gene encoding uncharacterized protein LOC114120485 — MKLYFGLFIMCYTNIYVFSENVVQNVTAILKPYMLNGHYIDWPNKKVEANYLHDKRCIPKNIIFTRFQICGNQVILVSPRYKEGVPFTLSQLMLNDKDQCFNYVRPFPSLEKNTADENKSIVNAIDIYMGQNGIVWVLDIGIINTLEETPKRESEAKILGIDYGDGRIVHRIPLRPLICRTRSRLQYIVVEYDNVNNDKPIIYIGDGGTRSIIVWNVQVNEGYRVKLPYSSTTTCTDFSTEDVFYLVLIENFNSNYIYFTYLSSSDMFKVRTKDLQKKINPKCIIDVGRKPCKMVVLGAAYGSVMYFRIKGLNHLYSWDTKESFLEENMKIVKKSVDCRTITHIDVDNDGVLWKLESNFEDYVVNTVGCYGASIMLSPIVGKSVPPQQNKN; from the exons atgaaactttattttggtttatttataatgtgttataccaatatctatgttttttctgaaaatgttgtacaaaatgttacagctattttaaaaccatacaTGTTGAATGGACATTATATTGATTGGCCAAATAAAAAAGTGGAAGCCAATTATTTACACGATAAACGCTgtataccaaaaaatataattttcacaaGGTTTCAAATTTGTGGAAATCAAGTGATTTTAGTTTCACCACGttacaa ggAAGGTGTGCCATTCACGTTGAGTCAATTAATGCTCAACGATAAAGATCAATGTTTCAACTATGTGCGACCGTTTCCTAGTTTAGAGAAGAATACCGCAGACGAAAATAAATCCATTGTAAATGCCATAGACATATACATGGGTCAAAACGGTATAGTTTGGGTATTGGATATaggaattataaatactttagaaGAAACTCCTAAGAGAGAATCCGAAGCTAAAATATTAGGGATTGACTATGGAGATGGACga atagtaCATAGAATACCACTAAGACCGTTAATATGTCGCACGCGCAGTCGACTACAATACATAGTTGTTGAATATGATAATGTAAACAATGataaaccaattatttatatcggaGACGGAGGAACTCGTTCAATTATTGTGTGGAACGTACAAGTTAACGAAGGCTACCGAGTAAAATTGCCATATTCTTCAACTACAACGTGCACAGATTTTTCTACAGAAGATGTGTTTTACCTAGTTTtgatagaaaattttaattccaattacatatatttcacCTATTTGTCGAGCTCAGATATGTTTAAAGTACGCACCAAAGACTtacaaaaaaagataaatccAAAATGTATAATCGATGTTGGACGAAAGCCTTGCAAAATGGTTGTTTTAGGCGCTGCATATGGGTCAGTAATGTACTTCCGAATAAAAGGATTGAACCATTTATATAGTTGGGACACAAAAGAAAGTTTTTTAGAAGAAAAcatgaaaata gtaaAGAAAAGTGTAGACTGCCGTACAATAACACATATAGATGTTGACAATGATGGTGTTTTGTGGAAATTAGAGAGTAACTTTGAAGATTACGTAGTTAACACGGTAGGATGTTATGGTGCAAGTATAATGCTCTCACCTATAGTTGGAAAATCTGTACCTCCACagcagaataaaaattaa